The following coding sequences are from one Hyphomicrobiales bacterium window:
- a CDS encoding acyl carrier protein has product MTPQEIRTAFLAELSKIAPDIDPATVSDDDHIQDDLELDSMDVLNLVTALHARFGIDIPESDYPQIATPALATAYLSKSD; this is encoded by the coding sequence ATGACACCGCAAGAGATCCGCACCGCTTTCCTAGCCGAGCTTTCCAAGATTGCACCTGATATCGATCCGGCCACAGTGTCGGACGACGACCATATTCAGGACGATCTGGAACTGGATTCCATGGACGTGCTCAATTTGGTGACCGCGCTTCATGCCCGTTTCGGGATCGACATACCAGAGAGCGACTACCCTCAAATCGCAACACCTGCTTTGGCCACCGCCTATCTGTCTAAGAGCGACTGA